The following are from one region of the Deltaproteobacteria bacterium HGW-Deltaproteobacteria-6 genome:
- a CDS encoding flavodoxin family protein has protein sequence MKVVGFVGSPRKKGNTTTIVNEILRGASDAGAETKIFDLNELAIRGCQACYKCQTPEGKCVQKDGMAPLYDEIFSADAVVIGTPVFMFQITGQTKIFIDRLFALLYLKDGQPGAFRNKIKGKKAITVYSQAQPDTGLFASSFDLNEGVLGFLGFKVEGRIAAGGMGSPDSAQSNTDVMSKAYAAGSGLAK, from the coding sequence ATGAAAGTTGTCGGATTTGTCGGAAGCCCCAGAAAGAAAGGCAATACAACCACCATCGTTAATGAGATTCTGCGCGGCGCGTCTGATGCCGGTGCGGAAACAAAAATCTTCGATCTCAATGAGCTTGCGATCCGGGGATGTCAGGCCTGCTACAAGTGCCAGACGCCGGAAGGCAAATGCGTTCAGAAAGACGGCATGGCCCCGCTCTATGATGAAATCTTCAGCGCCGACGCCGTGGTAATCGGAACGCCGGTCTTCATGTTCCAGATAACCGGTCAGACCAAGATTTTCATCGACCGGCTTTTTGCCCTGTTGTATCTCAAAGACGGCCAGCCGGGCGCGTTTCGTAACAAAATAAAAGGGAAGAAGGCCATCACCGTTTATTCGCAGGCACAGCCGGATACCGGCCTGTTTGCTTCCTCCTTCGATCTGAATGAAGGCGTTCTTGGATTCCTGGGCTTCAAGGTTGAGGGGCGCATAGCCGCCGGCGGAATGGGAAGCCCGGATTCGGCACAGAGCAATACGGACGTGATGAGCAAGGCTTATGCGGCTGGGTCCGGGTTAGCAAAGTAA
- a CDS encoding thioesterase family protein: MNLFDKDIRIDDLGNSRFSGVISDNWSVNGNPNGGYLMAMIANAMTRMSDKQESPILTANYLSRCIPGNAEIHISEMARSRQFTRFEGRLFQDGEEKVRALGTFAAQNDDCTVQRYEAGAPELAPVENCVPVPLMPNYTLFQNLDLRLDPACAGWMTGGKLADISQSKGYFSFHDGRPVDLLSLFLIIDAMPPAVMATQGVTAWVPTIELSVNIRNLPASKRLKCSLRTRFITCGLLEADGEVWDEEGNLAAISRQIAQFKKK; the protein is encoded by the coding sequence ATGAATCTTTTCGACAAGGACATACGCATCGACGATCTGGGAAACTCACGTTTCAGCGGAGTCATCTCCGATAACTGGTCGGTGAACGGCAATCCCAACGGGGGGTATCTCATGGCGATGATCGCAAACGCGATGACGCGGATGAGCGACAAACAAGAGAGCCCCATACTAACCGCCAATTATCTATCCCGTTGCATCCCGGGAAACGCGGAAATTCACATTTCGGAAATGGCCCGTTCCCGGCAGTTCACCCGTTTTGAGGGGCGTCTCTTCCAGGACGGAGAGGAAAAGGTCCGAGCGCTGGGCACCTTCGCTGCGCAAAATGACGACTGCACCGTGCAGCGATATGAGGCAGGCGCGCCCGAGCTTGCCCCTGTTGAAAATTGTGTTCCGGTGCCTCTCATGCCGAACTATACACTTTTTCAAAATCTCGACCTCCGGCTTGACCCGGCCTGTGCCGGCTGGATGACGGGGGGAAAGTTGGCCGATATATCGCAGAGCAAGGGTTACTTCAGCTTTCATGACGGACGCCCCGTGGATCTCCTCTCGCTGTTTCTGATCATCGATGCCATGCCGCCCGCCGTCATGGCCACACAGGGTGTAACGGCATGGGTTCCGACCATCGAGCTATCCGTCAACATCAGAAACCTTCCCGCAAGCAAACGGCTCAAATGCAGCCTGCGCACCCGCTTCATCACCTGCGGGCTTTTGGAAGCCGACGGCGAAGTATGGGATGAAGAAGGCAATCTGGCGGCAATCTCGCGCCAGATCGCCCAGTTCAAAAAGAAATAG
- a CDS encoding enoyl-CoA hydratase (Catalyzes the reversible hydration of unsaturated fatty acyl-CoA to beta-hydroxyacyl-CoA), whose product MSDLVKITIENHIADVRFNRPDKFNALSFDLIDAMAAAIDRLAKEPGVRVVVISGEGKSFCAGLDIENFAALQSGENKFPNLTERYRDKISNIYQYIGYGWKELPVPVIAAIHGVALGGGFQIAMGADIRFCTPDTKFSIMEMRWGLIPDMSVTQTIRDIVAIDVAKELIFTNKFILGEEALRLKLVTHLAEKPYEDAMVLAKEIASKNPDAIRAAKKLINDVWHGDSARGLMMESELMMTLMGSPNQLEAVTAQFTKRPPNFKDPV is encoded by the coding sequence ATGAGTGACCTTGTAAAAATTACCATCGAAAACCACATCGCGGATGTCCGTTTCAACCGGCCCGATAAATTCAACGCATTGAGCTTTGATCTGATCGATGCCATGGCCGCCGCCATCGACCGTCTGGCCAAAGAACCCGGTGTCCGCGTGGTCGTCATCTCCGGTGAAGGCAAGAGCTTCTGCGCCGGACTGGATATCGAAAATTTCGCGGCGCTGCAATCCGGAGAAAACAAGTTTCCCAATCTGACGGAAAGATACCGGGACAAAATATCCAACATCTATCAGTATATCGGATACGGCTGGAAAGAGCTGCCCGTACCGGTCATCGCGGCCATTCACGGGGTAGCTTTGGGCGGCGGCTTTCAGATTGCCATGGGCGCCGATATTCGCTTCTGCACACCAGACACTAAATTCTCCATCATGGAAATGCGCTGGGGACTGATCCCGGATATGAGCGTCACGCAGACCATCCGCGATATCGTCGCAATTGACGTGGCCAAGGAACTGATCTTTACGAACAAATTCATTCTGGGTGAAGAGGCGCTCCGTTTGAAGCTGGTGACGCATCTGGCGGAAAAACCTTATGAAGACGCCATGGTTCTGGCTAAAGAAATCGCCTCCAAGAATCCCGACGCCATCCGCGCGGCGAAAAAACTCATCAACGACGTCTGGCATGGCGACTCCGCCCGCGGGCTCATGATGGAATCGGAACTGATGATGACGCTGATGGGCAGCCCCAACCAGCTGGAGGCGGTCACCGCACAGTTTACCAAGCGTCCGCCCAATTTCAAAGACCCCGTTTAG